From a single Lactococcus carnosus genomic region:
- a CDS encoding Cof-type HAD-IIB family hydrolase: protein MTKKIAFFDVDGTLVGDAGIPTQATIDAIRQFQAQGHLAMVCTGRSKPEILPEIMAIGFDGIIGAGGGFISIGEDIIHHHTMPEADVREIIQFFKANEIEYYLESNSGLFGSDNYSEKITETIAEYTNRNLAETISLREKFSWFDQLIASFANQPIDYADVNKISFINNRFAYQSIAEKFGHQFEMFNMTVPFFGKESGEIAVKGNDKETAITIVLDKLGMAKKDAISFGDANNDLAMFRACGYNIAMENGTEELKAAADEVTSDVDHDGIAVSLEANQYFKM, encoded by the coding sequence ATGACTAAAAAAATTGCATTTTTCGATGTAGATGGCACACTAGTTGGGGATGCTGGAATACCAACACAAGCAACAATAGATGCCATCCGTCAATTTCAAGCGCAGGGACATCTGGCCATGGTTTGCACAGGTCGATCAAAACCAGAAATTCTACCAGAAATTATGGCGATAGGATTTGATGGTATTATCGGTGCTGGTGGTGGCTTCATCTCTATTGGTGAGGATATTATTCATCATCATACCATGCCTGAAGCTGATGTTCGAGAAATTATCCAATTTTTTAAAGCAAATGAGATTGAGTATTATCTAGAGTCAAATTCTGGCTTGTTTGGTAGTGACAACTATTCTGAGAAAATTACGGAAACGATTGCTGAATATACCAATCGTAACCTAGCAGAAACGATAAGTTTACGTGAAAAATTTTCATGGTTTGATCAGTTGATTGCGTCATTTGCAAATCAGCCGATTGATTATGCAGACGTTAATAAAATTTCATTTATTAATAATCGCTTTGCTTACCAATCGATTGCGGAAAAATTTGGTCATCAATTTGAAATGTTTAATATGACGGTACCATTTTTTGGTAAAGAAAGTGGCGAAATTGCGGTCAAAGGTAATGATAAAGAGACTGCGATAACGATTGTATTGGATAAATTGGGGATGGCTAAAAAGGATGCAATTTCTTTTGGTGATGCGAATAATGATCTAGCAATGTTTCGTGCATGTGGCTATAATATTGCCATGGAAAATGGGACAGAAGAACTTAAAGCAGCAGCTGACGAGGTGACTAGTGATGTCGACCACGACGGAATTGCAGTAAGTTTAGAAGCAAATCAGTATTTTAAAATGTAA
- a CDS encoding 6-phospho-beta-glucosidase, whose translation MGFPKGFLWGGATAANQCEGGYNKGGRGLANVDVVPLGEDRFPIITGKMNHLAFDEDHFYPAKEAIDMYHHFKEDIKLFGEMGFKTYRLSIAWSRIFPKGDEAEPNEAGLKFYEDLFNECHKYGIEPLVTITHFDCPIHLIKEYGGWKNRKLVDFYENLVRVLFTRYKGLVKYWLTFNEINMILHAPFMGAGLTFEDGEDQELAKYTAAHHELLASARATKIAHEIDPENQVGCMMAGAVYYPYSCRPGDVWAAYEDARDEYYLIDVQARGEYPRYFLKRLERKGIALPIEDGDLAFLKENTVDFVSFSYYATRVSVGDDNDEVEFTASNIFDSVKNPYLESSEWGWQIDPLGFRTTLNSLYDRYQKPLFVVENGLGAVDTPDKNSYVADDYRIDYMAKHVDAMRDAINIDGVEVLGYTSWGCIDLVSAGTGEMKKRYGFIYVDRDNEGNGTLKRTPKKSFNWYKQVIASNGEDTSWQKD comes from the coding sequence ATGGGATTTCCAAAAGGGTTTTTATGGGGAGGGGCTACAGCAGCCAATCAGTGTGAAGGTGGCTATAACAAAGGTGGACGTGGTCTTGCTAATGTTGATGTCGTACCATTAGGAGAAGATCGTTTTCCAATCATCACGGGTAAAATGAATCATCTAGCTTTTGATGAGGACCACTTTTATCCGGCTAAAGAAGCGATTGATATGTATCATCATTTTAAAGAAGATATCAAGTTATTTGGTGAAATGGGATTTAAAACCTATCGACTATCTATTGCTTGGTCTCGTATCTTCCCCAAAGGTGATGAGGCAGAACCAAATGAAGCTGGGTTGAAATTCTATGAAGATCTATTTAATGAATGTCATAAATATGGCATTGAACCTTTAGTGACGATTACACATTTTGACTGCCCAATTCATTTAATTAAAGAATATGGTGGTTGGAAGAATAGAAAACTCGTTGATTTCTATGAAAACTTGGTACGCGTCTTGTTTACACGCTACAAAGGGTTGGTCAAGTACTGGTTGACATTTAATGAAATCAATATGATTCTTCATGCCCCATTCATGGGTGCTGGCTTAACATTTGAAGATGGTGAAGACCAAGAACTTGCAAAATATACAGCAGCTCACCATGAGTTGTTGGCAAGTGCACGTGCAACAAAGATTGCCCATGAGATTGATCCTGAAAACCAAGTTGGGTGTATGATGGCGGGTGCGGTTTATTATCCATACTCATGTCGTCCTGGGGATGTTTGGGCAGCTTATGAAGATGCGCGTGACGAATACTATCTGATTGATGTACAAGCGCGTGGTGAATATCCAAGATATTTCCTCAAACGCTTGGAACGTAAAGGGATTGCACTACCTATTGAAGACGGAGATTTGGCTTTCTTAAAAGAAAATACAGTTGACTTCGTATCCTTCAGTTATTACGCAACACGTGTCTCTGTTGGTGATGATAATGATGAAGTAGAATTTACAGCTTCAAATATCTTTGACTCAGTTAAAAATCCGTATCTTGAATCAAGCGAATGGGGCTGGCAAATTGACCCACTCGGTTTCCGTACGACCTTGAACAGTCTTTATGACCGTTATCAAAAACCGCTATTTGTCGTAGAAAATGGTCTAGGCGCAGTTGATACACCTGATAAAAATAGTTATGTAGCAGATGATTACCGGATTGATTATATGGCAAAACATGTTGATGCCATGCGTGATGCGATCAATATCGATGGTGTCGAAGTGCTCGGTTATACCTCATGGGGCTGTATTGACCTTGTTTCTGCAGGTACTGGTGAAATGAAAAAACGGTATGGCTTTATCTATGTAGATCGTGATAATGAGGGGAATGGTACCTTGAAACGTACACCTAAAAAATCATTTAACTGGTACAAGCAAGTCATCGCAAGTAATGGTGAAGATACATCTTGGCAAAAGGACTAG
- a CDS encoding GRP family sugar transporter, translated as MEGILLALIPMVSWGSIIFVSSKIGGNANQQTFGMTLGAFVFALVVFAVRQPKLDLTTILIGLVGGGLWSIGQNEQFKAAKFMGVSVAGPLSSGAPLVIGSLIGVLAFGEWSKPIQYLLGSIAIIVLVIGFYFSSRKDPNIESVSGQQHLGKGLRSIAYSTFGYVLYATLFNNLSELIFHVKIDTLTVILPMSVGMMIGAWIIAGGKIKLEPVVFKNIPVGLMWGLGNVFMLLAAAKAGLAIAFSFSQLGIIISTIGGILFLGEKKTKLELRYVVIGTALFIIGAILLAIVKIQ; from the coding sequence ATGGAAGGCATTTTGCTAGCACTAATTCCTATGGTGTCATGGGGATCTATTATTTTTGTTTCAAGTAAAATCGGCGGCAACGCTAATCAACAGACGTTTGGCATGACATTAGGTGCCTTTGTTTTTGCGCTTGTTGTCTTTGCTGTTAGGCAACCAAAGCTAGATTTAACAACGATTCTGATTGGTCTAGTCGGTGGTGGCTTATGGTCAATTGGTCAAAATGAACAGTTTAAGGCTGCCAAATTTATGGGCGTGTCTGTTGCAGGACCGTTATCAAGTGGGGCGCCACTCGTGATTGGCTCGCTAATAGGTGTTCTCGCTTTTGGTGAATGGTCAAAGCCGATTCAATATCTACTGGGTAGTATCGCGATTATTGTGCTTGTGATTGGGTTTTATTTTTCGTCTCGTAAGGACCCCAATATTGAAAGCGTATCTGGGCAACAGCATCTAGGAAAAGGGCTACGCTCCATCGCTTATTCAACCTTTGGCTATGTCTTGTATGCGACGCTATTTAATAATTTATCCGAACTTATTTTTCATGTCAAGATAGATACATTGACAGTTATTTTGCCCATGTCAGTTGGTATGATGATCGGTGCCTGGATAATTGCAGGTGGTAAAATTAAACTTGAACCGGTTGTTTTCAAAAATATTCCAGTTGGGTTGATGTGGGGTCTAGGTAATGTGTTTATGTTGCTGGCTGCAGCAAAAGCAGGGCTTGCTATTGCATTCTCATTTTCACAACTTGGCATTATCATCTCAACAATTGGCGGCATTCTATTTCTCGGGGAGAAAAAGACAAAATTGGAACTACGCTATGTTGTGATTGGGACTGCATTATTCATTATTGGTGCGATACTATTAGCGATTGTTAAAATACAATAA
- a CDS encoding AEC family transporter: MIQAYFNIFAIFAMMFVGYFLSYKKWFDSHTADVFSKMVLGLALPFEMFITLTQKFSRGEFLNLFASIVVPVLSMVLSYWVSKGMATLLSIDKHRLGTFSTMFTCSNTIFIGLPINMAIFGSQAVPYVLIYYIANTTFFWTWGIYKISQDSQTFANVAVAQSFSLIDGLKKLLNPAMLGFLVGIAWLLTGVKVPLALSSFSTYIGNLTTPLSMFIIGITVYFLGIRTLKLNKAIVGVLLGRFIISPLLIILITRVIQLPDMMVKVFFIQSAMPIQNSVPILARLYHADVEFATSTLGYTVLSYLAVVPMLLAVMQLI, encoded by the coding sequence ATGATACAAGCCTATTTTAATATTTTCGCTATTTTTGCCATGATGTTTGTTGGCTATTTCTTATCCTATAAGAAATGGTTTGATAGCCATACGGCAGATGTTTTTTCAAAAATGGTATTAGGCCTAGCCTTACCGTTTGAAATGTTTATCACACTCACACAGAAATTCTCCAGAGGAGAATTTTTAAACCTATTTGCTAGCATCGTTGTGCCTGTTTTATCCATGGTTTTAAGTTACTGGGTTTCAAAAGGTATGGCAACTTTACTAAGTATTGACAAACATCGTCTAGGGACATTTAGTACGATGTTCACATGTAGTAATACGATTTTCATAGGGTTGCCGATTAACATGGCAATCTTTGGTAGCCAAGCTGTGCCCTATGTCTTGATTTACTATATCGCAAATACGACATTCTTCTGGACCTGGGGCATATACAAGATTTCCCAGGACTCTCAAACTTTTGCTAATGTAGCAGTAGCCCAATCATTTAGCCTTATTGACGGCCTGAAAAAGCTGTTGAATCCTGCCATGCTTGGCTTTTTAGTTGGTATTGCATGGTTGTTGACGGGTGTCAAAGTGCCACTTGCTTTGTCAAGTTTTTCGACGTATATCGGCAATCTAACGACGCCGTTGTCGATGTTTATCATAGGAATTACGGTCTATTTTTTAGGAATTAGAACACTAAAATTGAATAAGGCAATCGTTGGTGTTTTACTGGGGAGATTTATTATTTCTCCTTTGCTCATTATCTTAATCACTCGCGTGATACAGTTGCCGGATATGATGGTTAAAGTCTTCTTCATTCAATCTGCTATGCCTATTCAGAATTCAGTTCCTATTTTGGCTAGACTATATCATGCAGATGTGGAATTTGCAACGTCAACGCTAGGTTATACAGTCTTATCTTATTTAGCAGTTGTTCCGATGTTACTTGCTGTTATGCAATTAATATAA
- the pbp3 gene encoding D-alanyl-D-alanine carboxypeptidase PBP3 produces MKKKIFLLVTLCFTLITTPFVSVVSAEEPFDVSAKAALAIDASSGKVLYAKNTTSPMGVASITKIITIYMTLDAIKKGKLNWDDKIKMSDYAYNLTQNPEASNIAVMDKDEAFTVRDLFNAAMIQSANSAAITLAEKIGGSEPKFVDLMKTQLAYWGITDAKLVNASGLNNSVLGENIYPGSSSTDENELSAQDVAIVAQHLIADFPDVLETSQKATEPFDANGPSKQTLATYNYMLPGLPAARPGVDGLKTGTTALAGACFVATTVQNGFRIITVVLNADNADADQLARFTATGTLMNYVYGTWQTHTFAAKGIKMDSPDAPTQLTVVDGQRNQINVVPEKDFSAVIPMAGTGITTAITFNKKQNDKVTAAIAKNQKLVKVTFHIKDKLGYLPGFDGEDLHLTATSAVARSNSVKIMWNHFVKFVNEKL; encoded by the coding sequence ATGAAGAAAAAGATATTTTTACTAGTAACACTTTGCTTTACCCTTATCACGACGCCTTTTGTTTCTGTTGTTAGTGCCGAGGAACCATTTGACGTTTCTGCAAAAGCAGCACTTGCAATAGATGCAAGTAGCGGTAAGGTTTTATATGCAAAGAACACAACCTCTCCTATGGGTGTTGCCTCTATTACCAAAATCATCACAATTTATATGACACTTGATGCCATTAAAAAAGGCAAACTAAATTGGGACGATAAAATTAAAATGAGTGATTATGCTTATAACTTGACCCAAAATCCAGAAGCGTCTAACATTGCTGTCATGGATAAAGATGAAGCATTTACAGTTCGCGATCTATTTAACGCTGCTATGATCCAATCAGCCAATTCTGCTGCGATCACACTGGCTGAAAAAATTGGCGGATCAGAACCCAAATTCGTCGATTTAATGAAAACCCAATTAGCCTATTGGGGGATTACAGATGCCAAACTTGTCAACGCATCTGGTCTAAACAATAGCGTACTTGGTGAAAATATTTACCCCGGTTCATCATCGACAGATGAAAATGAACTGTCTGCACAAGATGTTGCCATCGTTGCCCAACATTTAATTGCTGATTTTCCAGATGTTTTAGAAACCAGCCAAAAAGCAACTGAACCCTTTGATGCTAATGGTCCTTCTAAACAAACACTAGCCACTTATAACTATATGTTACCTGGACTGCCAGCAGCCAGACCAGGAGTTGATGGCTTAAAAACAGGGACAACTGCTTTAGCAGGCGCCTGTTTTGTCGCAACAACGGTTCAAAATGGCTTCCGCATTATCACGGTTGTCTTAAATGCTGACAATGCTGATGCTGATCAATTAGCACGTTTTACAGCAACTGGTACACTCATGAACTATGTCTATGGTACTTGGCAAACCCATACATTTGCAGCCAAAGGGATTAAAATGGACAGTCCTGATGCACCGACCCAATTGACGGTTGTCGATGGACAACGTAACCAAATTAACGTCGTGCCAGAAAAAGATTTTTCAGCTGTTATCCCAATGGCTGGTACAGGCATAACGACTGCAATCACATTCAATAAAAAGCAAAACGACAAAGTGACCGCTGCAATTGCCAAGAATCAAAAACTTGTCAAGGTAACTTTTCATATTAAAGACAAACTAGGCTACCTACCAGGATTTGATGGAGAAGACCTACATTTGACAGCAACAAGTGCTGTTGCGAGAAGTAATTCCGTTAAAATTATGTGGAATCACTTTGTGAAATTTGTAAATGAAAAATTATAA
- the rpsL gene encoding 30S ribosomal protein S12: MPTINQLVRKPRKSKIVKSTAPALNIGFNSRKKVQTKTNSPQKRGVATRVGTMTPKKPNSALRKFARVRLSNLIEVTAYIPGIGHNLQEHSVVLLRGGRVKDLPGVRYHIVRGALDTAGVTDRKQGRSKYGTKKPKA, from the coding sequence ATGCCTACTATTAACCAATTGGTTCGCAAACCGCGTAAATCAAAAATTGTTAAATCAACAGCGCCAGCATTGAACATTGGCTTCAACAGCCGTAAAAAAGTTCAAACGAAAACAAACTCACCACAAAAACGTGGGGTTGCAACTCGTGTTGGTACAATGACACCTAAAAAACCTAACTCAGCTTTACGTAAATTCGCACGTGTGCGTTTGTCAAACTTGATCGAGGTAACAGCTTATATCCCAGGTATCGGTCACAACTTACAAGAGCATAGCGTTGTTTTACTTCGTGGTGGTCGTGTAAAAGACCTTCCAGGAGTACGTTACCATATCGTCCGTGGTGCACTTGATACTGCTGGCGTAACAGATCGTAAACAAGGCCGTTCTAAATACGGTACTAAAAAACCTAAAGCATAA
- the rpsG gene encoding 30S ribosomal protein S7 gives MRKNRAPKREVLADPLYNSVVVTRLINRVMLDGKRGTSASIVYGAFEQIKEATGTEAIEVFEQAMENIMPVLEVRARRVGGSNYQVPVEVRPERRVTLGLRWLVTIARKRGEHTMQDRLAKEIMDAANNTGAAVKKREDTHKMAEANRAFAHFRW, from the coding sequence ATGCGTAAAAATCGTGCACCAAAACGTGAAGTTTTGGCAGATCCATTATACAACTCAGTAGTAGTCACTCGCCTTATCAACCGCGTTATGCTTGATGGTAAACGTGGTACTTCAGCTAGCATCGTCTATGGCGCCTTTGAGCAAATCAAAGAAGCGACAGGAACAGAAGCTATTGAAGTATTTGAACAAGCGATGGAAAACATCATGCCAGTTTTGGAAGTTCGTGCTCGCCGTGTTGGTGGTTCAAACTACCAAGTACCAGTTGAAGTACGTCCAGAACGCCGTGTAACACTTGGTTTGCGTTGGTTGGTAACAATCGCTCGCAAACGTGGTGAACATACAATGCAAGATCGTTTGGCTAAAGAAATCATGGATGCAGCTAACAATACTGGCGCTGCAGTTAAAAAACGTGAAGATACTCACAAAATGGCAGAAGCTAACCGTGCGTTCGCTCACTTCCGTTGGTAG
- the fusA gene encoding elongation factor G produces MAREFSLENTRNIGIMAHVDAGKTTTTERVLYYTGKIHKIGETHEGASQMDWMAQEQERGITITSAATTAAWHDTRINIIDTPGHVDFTIEVQRSLRVLDGAVTVLDAQSGVEPQTETVWRQATEYGVPRIVFANKMDKIGADFFYSLTTLHDRLNANAHPIQIPIGAEEDFEGIIDLVRMRAEVYTNDLGTDILDEEIPEEYLAQAEEWRAKLIEAVADTDEDIMMKYLEGEEITEAELKAAIRKATINVEFYPMLAGSAFKNKGVQMMLDAVVDYLPAPTDVPAIKGVTPDGEETERHADDSEPFSALAFKVMTDPFVGRLTFFRVYSGVLSSGSYVLNASKGKRERIGRILQMHANTRNEINDVFSGDIAAAVGLKDTTTGDSLTDEKNPVILESIEFPEPVIQVMVEPKSKADQDKMGVALQKLAEEDPSFRVETNVETGETLIAGMGELHLDILVDRMRREFNVDANVGAPQVSYRETFRAPVTQAEGKFVRQSGGKGQYGHVWVEFTPNEEGKGFEFENAIVGGVVPREYIPAVEKGLAEAMQNGVLAGYPLVDVKAKLYDGSYHDVDSNETAFRVAASYALKAAAPKAKPVILEPMMKVTVTVPEENLGDIMGHVTARRGRVEGMEAHGNSQIVHAFVPLAEMFGYATTLRSSTQGRGTFMMVFDHYEDVPKSVQEAIIKKNQG; encoded by the coding sequence ATGGCACGCGAATTTTCTTTAGAAAACACTCGTAACATCGGTATCATGGCCCACGTCGACGCTGGTAAAACAACGACGACTGAGCGTGTACTTTACTATACTGGTAAAATCCATAAAATTGGTGAAACACATGAAGGTGCTTCACAAATGGACTGGATGGCCCAAGAACAAGAACGTGGTATCACGATCACTTCAGCGGCAACAACTGCTGCATGGCATGATACACGTATCAACATCATCGACACACCAGGTCACGTGGACTTCACAATCGAAGTGCAACGTTCACTTCGTGTACTAGATGGTGCTGTTACAGTTCTTGATGCACAATCTGGTGTTGAGCCTCAAACAGAAACTGTTTGGCGTCAAGCAACAGAATACGGTGTGCCACGTATCGTATTTGCTAATAAGATGGATAAAATCGGAGCTGATTTCTTCTACTCATTAACAACACTTCATGATCGTTTGAATGCCAATGCACATCCAATCCAAATTCCAATCGGTGCTGAAGAAGATTTCGAAGGGATTATCGACCTAGTAAGAATGCGTGCCGAAGTCTATACAAATGACCTTGGTACTGATATTCTTGATGAAGAGATTCCAGAAGAATACCTTGCACAAGCTGAAGAGTGGCGTGCTAAATTAATCGAAGCTGTTGCAGATACTGATGAAGACATCATGATGAAATATCTGGAAGGTGAAGAAATCACTGAAGCTGAGCTTAAAGCGGCTATCCGTAAAGCAACAATCAACGTTGAATTCTACCCAATGCTTGCAGGTTCTGCCTTCAAGAACAAAGGTGTTCAAATGATGCTTGATGCAGTAGTTGACTACTTGCCAGCACCAACTGACGTACCTGCTATTAAAGGTGTTACACCTGACGGCGAAGAAACTGAACGTCATGCTGACGATTCAGAGCCTTTTTCAGCACTTGCCTTTAAAGTTATGACTGACCCATTCGTAGGTCGTTTGACATTCTTCCGTGTTTATTCTGGTGTCTTGTCATCAGGTTCATACGTTTTGAATGCATCAAAAGGTAAACGCGAACGTATCGGTCGTATCCTCCAAATGCACGCAAACACACGTAATGAAATTAACGATGTCTTTTCAGGAGATATCGCTGCAGCTGTTGGTTTGAAAGATACAACAACTGGTGACTCATTGACAGACGAGAAGAATCCAGTTATTCTTGAATCTATCGAGTTCCCAGAACCAGTTATCCAAGTTATGGTTGAGCCTAAATCTAAAGCTGACCAAGATAAAATGGGTGTTGCCCTTCAAAAACTTGCTGAAGAAGATCCATCATTCCGCGTTGAAACAAACGTTGAAACTGGTGAAACACTTATCGCTGGTATGGGTGAGCTTCACTTAGATATCCTTGTTGACCGTATGCGTCGTGAGTTCAACGTTGATGCAAACGTTGGTGCGCCACAAGTATCATACCGTGAAACATTCCGTGCCCCTGTGACACAAGCCGAAGGTAAATTCGTTCGTCAATCAGGTGGTAAAGGTCAATACGGACACGTTTGGGTTGAATTTACACCAAATGAAGAAGGTAAAGGATTTGAGTTTGAAAATGCCATCGTTGGTGGTGTTGTCCCTCGTGAATATATCCCAGCTGTTGAAAAAGGTTTGGCAGAAGCAATGCAAAATGGTGTCCTTGCTGGATACCCACTTGTTGACGTGAAAGCAAAACTTTACGATGGGTCATACCATGATGTCGATTCAAATGAAACTGCCTTCCGTGTTGCTGCATCATACGCTTTGAAAGCTGCTGCACCAAAAGCGAAACCAGTTATTCTTGAGCCAATGATGAAGGTTACTGTTACAGTTCCTGAAGAAAACTTAGGCGATATCATGGGTCACGTGACTGCTCGTCGTGGTCGTGTTGAAGGTATGGAAGCGCATGGTAACAGCCAAATCGTTCATGCGTTTGTACCACTTGCTGAAATGTTCGGTTATGCAACAACACTACGTTCGTCTACACAAGGACGTGGTACGTTCATGATGGTATTTGACCACTATGAAGATGTTCCTAAATCAGTACAAGAAGCAATCATTAAGAAAAATCAAGGTTAA
- the purR gene encoding pur operon repressor yields MKRSERLVDFTNYLLNHARKLTTLSFFSDRYGAAKSSISEDLVIIKRIFDETGVGTIKTYAGVSGGVVFTPEISDEHSRKIVSEIATLMRESNRILPGGYIYLSDILGSPKNLDKIGKIIAHAYAGKQIDAVMTIATKGIPIAQAVSAILDVPFVIVRRDPKVTEGATLNVNYMSGSSSKVENMTLSKRSLAPGQRVLIVDDFMKGGGTLNGMKSLVHEFDCLLAGVAVFAEGPFKGQRLISDFKSILKIKSIDIENRSIDVALGNIYDT; encoded by the coding sequence ATGAAAAGAAGTGAACGATTGGTAGATTTTACCAACTATTTATTAAACCACGCTAGAAAATTGACAACCCTATCTTTTTTTAGTGACAGGTATGGTGCTGCAAAGTCATCAATATCAGAAGATTTAGTAATCATCAAGCGGATCTTTGATGAGACTGGTGTTGGTACAATTAAAACGTACGCGGGTGTTTCTGGAGGGGTTGTGTTTACACCTGAAATATCTGACGAACATTCGCGCAAAATCGTATCCGAAATTGCAACGCTGATGCGTGAGAGTAACCGCATTTTACCAGGTGGTTATATCTACCTGTCGGATATCTTAGGTAGCCCGAAAAATCTAGACAAAATTGGCAAAATTATCGCCCATGCCTATGCAGGAAAGCAGATAGACGCAGTCATGACAATCGCGACAAAAGGCATTCCGATTGCGCAGGCAGTAAGTGCAATTCTGGACGTACCATTTGTGATTGTCAGACGTGACCCGAAAGTAACCGAAGGTGCCACGCTAAATGTTAACTACATGTCTGGATCAAGTTCAAAAGTTGAAAATATGACCTTGTCTAAAAGGTCGCTTGCACCAGGTCAACGTGTCCTTATCGTAGACGATTTTATGAAAGGCGGTGGGACATTGAACGGTATGAAATCACTCGTCCATGAATTTGATTGTTTGCTTGCGGGAGTTGCAGTTTTTGCGGAAGGACCTTTTAAAGGCCAACGCTTAATTTCGGATTTTAAATCCATTTTAAAAATAAAGAGTATCGATATAGAAAACAGATCAATAGATGTTGCATTAGGCAATATCTATGACACATAA
- a CDS encoding DJ-1/PfpI family protein gives MKQVYIYIMDTMADWQYAYLLPLLNNDSFYKVDHDKIELKMVGADNRPIKTAGGLKIIPDCTVAEIDISADTVLLLAGADTWHDKKHKDILFLTEKVLLENGTVVSMCASVGALNSIGILKTRKHTSNDVTPKI, from the coding sequence ATGAAACAAGTCTATATTTACATAATGGATACGATGGCTGATTGGCAATATGCTTACTTATTGCCACTTTTAAACAATGATAGCTTTTATAAAGTAGATCATGATAAAATTGAGTTGAAAATGGTTGGCGCAGATAATAGGCCCATTAAGACGGCAGGCGGTCTCAAAATTATCCCCGACTGTACTGTTGCAGAAATAGACATTTCTGCTGATACTGTACTGCTATTAGCTGGTGCAGATACGTGGCATGATAAAAAACATAAAGACATACTGTTCTTGACGGAAAAAGTATTACTAGAAAACGGAACCGTTGTATCTATGTGTGCGTCTGTAGGCGCCTTAAATTCTATAGGTATACTAAAGACACGAAAACATACCAGTAATGATGTGACCCCCAAAATATAA
- the rsmD gene encoding 16S rRNA (guanine(966)-N(2))-methyltransferase RsmD has product MRVVAGNYGGRNLKTLDGKLTRPTGDKVRAAMFSMIGPFFEGGRVLDLYAGSGGLAIEAISRGMSSAVLVERDRKAQTIILDNIEMTKELNKFSLLKMDARRALKQLSGPFDLVFLDPPYAKETVGNDISSLDSLQVLSDRVIIVCETDESVVLPDSIGEFEIIKQKRYGISKVTIYERGDHD; this is encoded by the coding sequence ATGAGAGTTGTTGCAGGCAATTATGGTGGCAGAAATTTAAAAACACTTGATGGGAAACTAACACGGCCAACAGGCGATAAGGTTAGGGCTGCGATGTTTTCTATGATTGGCCCTTTTTTTGAAGGTGGCCGGGTACTTGACTTATATGCTGGTAGTGGTGGGTTGGCGATAGAGGCTATTTCTAGAGGGATGTCTTCTGCTGTTTTAGTTGAAAGAGATCGAAAAGCACAGACTATTATTTTAGATAATATAGAGATGACTAAGGAATTAAATAAATTTAGTTTATTAAAAATGGATGCCAGACGTGCACTGAAACAATTGTCTGGACCATTTGATCTTGTATTTTTAGACCCTCCCTATGCTAAAGAAACTGTGGGAAATGATATCAGCAGTTTGGATAGTCTACAAGTATTGAGCGACCGAGTGATTATTGTATGTGAAACTGACGAGTCAGTTGTACTACCTGATAGTATAGGAGAGTTTGAGATAATAAAGCAAAAACGCTATGGTATCTCTAAAGTAACGATTTATGAAAGAGGTGATCATGACTAA
- the coaD gene encoding pantetheine-phosphate adenylyltransferase, which translates to MTKKIGLYTGTFDTVTNGHLDIIYRAAKLFDTLYVGIFNNDKKNPLFSTLERKVMLENLLLEFDHVQVIVHESDLTVNVAEGLQVTALVRSVRNAQDLAYESEMVYFNQQMSGIETVILLANPNLQYINSTRIKELAQFGVDISKWVPNLVIKELERKIEKK; encoded by the coding sequence ATGACTAAAAAAATTGGCCTATATACTGGAACTTTTGATACTGTAACAAATGGTCACCTAGATATTATTTATCGGGCTGCTAAATTATTTGATACCCTTTATGTGGGTATATTTAACAATGATAAAAAGAATCCGTTATTTTCGACGCTTGAGCGAAAAGTCATGTTGGAAAACTTATTGCTTGAATTTGATCATGTTCAAGTAATTGTTCATGAGTCGGATTTAACGGTTAATGTTGCGGAAGGACTACAGGTAACAGCCTTAGTTCGAAGTGTGAGAAATGCGCAAGATTTAGCCTATGAATCAGAGATGGTTTATTTTAATCAACAGATGAGTGGTATTGAAACTGTTATATTGCTTGCCAATCCTAATTTACAATATATTAATAGTACACGTATCAAGGAATTGGCACAGTTTGGAGTTGATATTTCAAAATGGGTACCAAATTTAGTCATAAAAGAATTGGAGCGTAAAATTGAAAAAAAATAA